One genomic segment of Danio aesculapii chromosome 15, fDanAes4.1, whole genome shotgun sequence includes these proteins:
- the c1qtnf5 gene encoding complement C1q tumor necrosis factor-related protein 5, with amino-acid sequence MTSLQTWPLSLLLVFAVHCSNSLEDNKIPSLCTGSPGIPGSPGLHGSPGQPGRDGRDGRDAQPGEKGERGESGELGQPGVRGLTGDRGDPGEKGERGTPGECAVAPKSAFSAKLSEARTTPLTVGDSVRFDKVILNEQGDYNPETGRFTCRVPGVYYFAVHATVYRSSLQFDLMKNGHTVASYFQIFGNWSKPASLSGGSLVHLIPGDQVWVQMALGEYIGFYSSSKTDSTFTGFLVYSDWKNSAVFA; translated from the exons ATGACATCTCTGCAGACATGGCCTCTCTCACTGCTGCTTGTTTTTGCAGTACATTGCTCAAACTCACTTGAAGATAACAAGATTCCCAGTTTGTGCACAGGAAGCCCAGGTATCCCGGGATCTCCTGGGTTGCACGGGAGCCCCGGTCAGCCAGGCAGGGATGGACGAGATGGCCGTGATGCTCAACCAGGAGAGAAAGGAGAAAGAGGGGAGAGCGGAGAACTAG GTCAACCGGGTGTGAGGGGCCTCACAGGAGACCGAGGGGATCCAGGAGAAAAAGGTGAGCGAGGAACCCCAGGCGAGTGCGCAGTGGCccctaaatcagcctttagcgCCAAACTGTCGGAGGCTCGCACGACTCCATTGACCGTAGGTGACTCGGTGCGCTTCGACAAGGTCATTTTGAATGAGCAGGGCGACTACAATCCAGAAACCGGACGCTTCACCTGCAGAGTGCCGGGTGTTTATTACTTTGCCGTTCACGCCACCGTCTACCGCTCCAGCTTGCAGTTTGACCTCATGAAGAATGGACACACCGTGGCCTCCTACTTCCAGATTTTTGGGAACTGGTCCAAACCAGCATCACTGTCTGGAGGATCACTAGTGCACTTGATTCCTGGAGATCAGGTGTGGGTGCAGATGGCTTTGGGCGAGTACATCGGTTTTTACTCCAGCTCAAAGACAGACAGCACGTTCACTGGTTTCCTAGTGTACTCAGACTGGAAA